In Chondrinema litorale, the DNA window ATGCTATGATTACATGTCTGATCGTTGACGACGAACAAGGTGCTATTAATATTCTTAAAGAGTATATTGAGCGTACCCCATTTTTAAAACTCATTGAAACCACTACTAACCCCATGGAAGTATTGCAACTGGTAAATAATCACCAGATTGACCTTATTTTTATGGACATCCAAATGCCACATCTTACAGGAATAGATCTTATTAAGATGCTTGGAGGCAAATGTAAAGTAATTTTCACCACAGCTTATAGCGAATTTGCAATTGAAGGTTTCGAATACGAAGCCCTAGATTACTTGCTAAAACCAATTCCTTTTCAACGTTTTTTAACTGCTGCTCAAAAAGCACTTAACAAAGATATTTTCAATATGCCCGATTGGCAGCCAGAAGAAAATGAAGACGATTACATCTTTGTAAAAACAGAGAACAAGGGAAAAATGGTGAAGGTCAATTTTAAAGACATTACCTATGTAGAAGGTCTTAAGAATTATGTTTCCATTTATACTAGCGATGGTGAAAGAGTTGTAACACTACTGAATATTAAAGATCTAAAAGCAAGACTACCAGAAAAGAAATTTATGCGAGTACATCGCTCTTACATTGTAGCATTAGATCAGATAAAAGCGGTAGATGGTAACCAGATTCTACTTTATAATATGAAAGCCTATCTACCACTAGGAGATACTTACCGTCAACCATTTTTTGAGGTGCTGAAAGAGAAAATTATGGGCGGCAAAAAATAAATTCAACTCTCTGCGAAAGATGTTTCTCTAAAGATTAACCATGAGAAAAATCTTTCTTTTTCTT includes these proteins:
- a CDS encoding LytR/AlgR family response regulator transcription factor, with product MITCLIVDDEQGAINILKEYIERTPFLKLIETTTNPMEVLQLVNNHQIDLIFMDIQMPHLTGIDLIKMLGGKCKVIFTTAYSEFAIEGFEYEALDYLLKPIPFQRFLTAAQKALNKDIFNMPDWQPEENEDDYIFVKTENKGKMVKVNFKDITYVEGLKNYVSIYTSDGERVVTLLNIKDLKARLPEKKFMRVHRSYIVALDQIKAVDGNQILLYNMKAYLPLGDTYRQPFFEVLKEKIMGGKK